The genomic segment ATAAGCAGCCAGCCACTCATGTCGCTGGCCTGAGCTGATAAGGCCGTCACCCAGCTACCGAGACCTCTGCCGCCTAATAAGTAATCTTCAACATCAACTGTTCGCCTATAAAAATAGATCCCAATTGACATCATAAAGATAAAGTAAACTATAAAAGCTAATAATGTCTGAATCTGAATCATATTCTCCCCTTCCTCCTTAACAAAATATTACTTTTAGAATAACATAACCTGTAATATTATTCAACTTCTTTTGTAATTATTATTAAGAGAGGAATAATTTAAAATATATTCTTAAAATTGATCTTTTGAGTATTGGGTACATTCTGGACCAATCTCCTGCTAACTGCTATTTCAAGTAAAGCTTCTGTTTTCTCCTCTTCATTTACTGCTTTCTTGATTTTGATCAAAGAATTCTCCAGCCCATCTACCCGGCTGTGGTCTACTAAAGGAGTCCATAAGTTTTGGGTCTTTTCCCATCTATCCTGTAGGGCTTCATTAGTTGTTTTTGCTGTCTGCCAATCTTCATTCTGTATCTCAGTTTCCAATTTATTCAGTTTATCCAAGATTGGTTCAGCCGAATTGACTACTTCTCTGTAACCATAAACAGATAATCCTAATAATAAAATTAAAAAGATAGTTATCCCGATTACTAGCTTATTCATATTTAACCCCTCTCTAGGTAATTAAGAATCATATAATTGATAGAATATATTGCCTGAAGAATCAATATTAGCAAATAAAACATCTGATAAATCATTAATTCCAAAATTGGATAATTCATTCTTTAACCAGTCTTTTGATAAGCCAACCTCATCTAGATTCGGCTGGTATACTTTTCCATCAACTATTAAGGAATAAGCAACACCTTCATAATCAGTCTCTATTTCCAGATCCTCGGGAGTAACCGGCCTATTTTGTGATTTAGGAATTACACTTACCTGACCATTAGTTTCAATAAAAGCAAATTCTATTTCAGCTAGATTATGATATCCTTTTACTCTCAATTCCTCTAATAATTCATGAATACTAATTCGATTCTTTCTCAATTCCTCTTCATTTAATTGTCCATTCTCAATTAATATATCCGGGCTGCCACAGACTATCTCTCTAGCCTTAAAACTTTTAGTATTAATTACAGAAATATAAATCTGTAAAATTAAGATTAATGAAATAGGCAATAAACTATTAATCAATGGAACATCTGTATTCTGCATCGGCATTGCTGCTAACTCTGAAACCATAATTGTAACTGCTAAATCAAAAGGCTGCAGCTCTCCAATCTGTCTTTTACCCATCAACCGCAGAACTACCAACACAGCTAAATATAGAATAACTGTTCTGATAATTACAATTAACATATTAACCATCCTCTTCAATTATAGTTTCAACTATAGTATTGACAAAAGGATAAAGCCAATATGTATCTTCTAACCCATTATTAACCTGGATAAACTTTACTTCCCTTTTTATAAGTAGCCAGCACTTCTAACTCTTCATCAACAACGACAAAATCAGCCACATAATCAGCTTTTAACCTCCCCTTCCTTTCCAGCCCTAGCTTATAAGCAGGATTAACTGTCGCCAGCTTTAGAGCCTGACTGAAATTTAATCTCGTAAACTCTACCACATTAGCTACAGCATCTATTAATTTTAGAGTACTGCCGGCTAAAGTCCCATCAGTTAGCCGGGCTCTACCCTGCTTATCCACTGTCACTTTTTGATTACCTAAATTATATTTACCAGCCCCCATACCGGCAGCTTGCATGCTATCACTTATTAAAATTACTTTATCCACTCCCTTGATCTTAAGCAGTAACCCTATCACTTCCGGATGAATATGGATTCCATCAGCTATTACTTCACAGCTGCAGCTGTCATTATTCAGTACTGCTCCTACTGTACCCGGCTGTCTATGATGTAGACTATTCATCTTATTAAAGATATGAGTAGCACAGCTTAAACCATAAGAAAAAGCCTGCTGCATAACCTCCAAGGAAGCAGCAGAATGGGCTACAGAGGTAGTAATCCCTTGTTGTTCTAAATAATCCACCATTTCTAAACCACCATCAACTTCGGGAGCTAAAGAAACTATCTTGATTAAGTCCTTATAATCAGTTAATAACCGGTCAACATAACCTCTATTAGGAGCAGTTATGAACTCTTTCTTCTGGGCTCCAGCCTGTTTAGGATTAATAAATGGTCCTTCTAGATGAGCACCTATAATATTAGAACAGCTTGTCTGGGCTTCTTTAATTATCTCTAAAGTATCCAGCAGCAGAGATTTAGGAGCTGCTAAAGTAGTTGGCAGCAGAGAAGTAACCCCCGTTTTAAAGCCGTAATGAGATAACCTTTTGACACTTGCTAAACTGGCTTCCATCACTTCTACACCTGCTCCACCGTGAATATGAGTATCTATCAAACCAGGGATAATCTGACAGCCAGAATAATCTACTAATTTAAAATTAGATAAATCATATTCAGCTAAAGTATCAGTTATCTTCAGTACAGTACTGTCGGCTATAACTAAATATTGAGCCTTTGATTTCATAGGAGTATAGATTAAATCAGCTTTAATAATGCATTTCATTCTATCGCCTCACTGAGAATATAATAATCATTAATCATCATCTATTTCTATGACTCTGCATTTTCACCTGCAGATATAATTTTTTCTTTGAATTAATCGTATAAAAAAGGATATTATAATAAATCATAGTTATATAGTCATCTTTTTAATCAGCTTGATATTATTATTCAATATAGTATATACTTTATTGAATACAATTATTTTACAGAAGGAGGATTAATATGTTCAATCTAAACAGAGCCTTTAACTTAGTAATTTTGTTTTTGGTAGTTGGATTAATGTTAAGTATAGTTAATCCAGTAATGGGGCAGGAAACATCAACAGCCTATGTCAGTTTCTATCCTTTATATGATGCAGCAACTAAAATTGGTGGTAATCAGATAGATATCAAGTTAGTAATTCCTAACGGAGCAGAAGTACATAGTTATAAACCGTCTCCGCAGAAAATAGCCCAGTTAGAAACAGCAGATATCTTCTTTTATAATGGAGTTGGACTTGAATCCTGGGCCGATAAAGCAGTTCAGAATCTCAAAGGTTCCAAAGTAAAGACAGTTAATCTCAGTAAAAGTGTTGACCTGCTTCCACTTGCTGACCATCATAACAAACATCATAATGACCCCCATATCTGGTTGGATCCTCTCAATATGAAGATGATTGGAGAGGTAATAACAGAAGAATTCTGCAGACTGGATCCTGAACATAAAGAGATCTATCAACAGAATTTTGACCAGTTTGCTCAACAAATTGACCAGCTCCATAAGGAGTATAAAACAGTATTAGCTGATAAACAACAGAAGTATATTCTAGTCTCTCATTCAGCTTTTGGTTACTTAACTAACCGTTACGGGTTAGAACAGATATCGGTTACTGGAATAGCCCCTCACGAAGAACCATCACCGAATACTTTAGCCCGGTTGACTCAAAAGGCCAATCAATATAATCTAAATTATATTTTTAGAGAGACATTATCCAGTCCAAAAACCGTTAATGCCTTAGCCCAGGAAGCAGATCTTGAAATATTACCGCTTAATCCAATTGCCGGGCTAACTGAAACAGAACAGCAAAATAATGAAGATTACTTTTCCTTAATGAGGCAGAATCTTGATAATTTAAAGAAAGCAGTGAAGAAGTAATGGATAAGGTAATTACAGTTAATAATCTATCCTTTGCTTACGAAGAAGAGCCTATTCTTAAAAATGTTAATTTACAGGTTAACAGAGGAGATTTCCTTGCTTTTATCGGGCCTAACGGTTCCGGCAAAAGTACATTATTAAAGCTGTTACTGGGCTTGTTAACAGCAGACCAGGGAGAAATAAAGCTACTAGAGACTGAAATTAATGATTTTACCGACTGGACTAAGATAGGTTATATTCCTCAGAATGTCAGAAACTTTAACAATAGCTTTCCAGCTACTGTCAGAGAAGTTATCGGCTCTAATCTCTATTCAGAAATGAACTTTTTTAAATTATTAACAGCCGAGTTAGAAGAAAGAATTGATAAAGCATTGAAGTTAGTTAATATGCTGGATTATAAGGACAGCCTGATTGGTAATCTCTCGGGAGGCCAGCAGCAGCGCATCTTTATTGCTCGAACATTAGTTACTGAACCAGAAATTATCTTTCTGGATGAACCGCTGACTGGCGTAGATATCAATGCTCAGAATGAATTATACGAATTGCTGACCAAGCTAAACCAAGAATTAGAGATTACAGTCACTATGGTCTCTCATGATCTTAATTCTATCTATAGATATACTGATAGAATTATCTCAGTTAAAAACTGTCAACTTGTTGATAAAAAACAATTACGGGAGGGGGAGATATGTTAGAAATTCTGAGCTATTCCTTTATGCAGCGGGCCTTCATAGTCGGAAATATTATCGGAGTCATCTGTCCTTTAATCGGAACCTTTCTGGTCTTAAAACGATTAGCCTTAATCGGCCATACTCTATCCCATGTAGCCTTAGCCGGTATAGCCTTAGGAATGTTTTTAGGTGTTTATCCTCTTTATATGGCACTTATAATTTCAATTATGGCTGCTTTAAGTATCGAAAAGCTGCGGCAGAATTATAAAGACTACGCAGAATTATCACTGTCGATAATTCTAGCTGCTGGTCTGGGAATAGCTACTATTTTAATCGGTTTAATTAATGGCAATTCAGGAATCTTCAGTTATCTATTCGGCAGTATCTCGCTAGTTACTAATCAGGATCTATTTACTGTTCTCCCGCTGGGAATTATAATCATCGGTATTATTATCTATTTTTATTACGGTTTCTTTGCTATTGCCTTCAATGAAGAGGAAGCCAGACTGGCCGGAATTCCGGTTAAAGGACTTAATATTCTATTCATGATTCTAGTCTCAGTTACTGTATCATTATCGATGAGGATTATCGGCGGCTTATTAGTATCTTCGTTGATTACTCTTCCAGTAGCAACCGGCCTCCAGCTAGCAACTAGCTTTAAAGACACAATTAAGTACAGCATCATCTTTAGTCTGCTGGCAGTTAATCTCGGTTTAATTATCTCTTTCTATCAAGATTTAGCTCCAGGAGGAACTATAATTCTAATTAGTGTAGTCTACTTATTGGGAGCATTAGGATATAAGAAGATCAAACAGACGCTTCATAATTCCCAAGAAAACAGACTGGACTCAGATAAAAAAATTTAGAATAAAAAAAAGCAAATTACAAAGAATAATTTGTGAGCTAATCTTAATTCTCTACTTTTTATTGATATATTGTGTCACTTCCCACTTGTAGCTAATATGGTCTCATTCATGATATTGCAGGAATAGTCAATATGTATCCGCCGCTTGTCGTTCGCTCAACATCCTGTTTCGCTCACTCTCAAAAAACAGTTTTCCGCCGTCCATGGCTCCAAACTGTTTTTAAGAGTCGCTCTGGACACATATTGACTATTTATAGTACAGAAATTTCATTGGTTTGTTTTTTTTAACGCTTCCTCAGATAATTTTGCACAATTAGTTGATATCTTGCAACAAGCGACTTTAAAGCAGCCCCATAAGAGAAGATAATTAACATATAAAGTAGGCTCTTTAAATCGTATCTCTAAGATTAGTTTATTGCTGATTGACTAGGGCTGATTTTCGGAGCGTTTGCAAGATATCAACTCTAAACTGCAACATTATATCAATAAAACTATACTTACTTGCTTAAATAAAGGAGAAGGTATATATATGTGGCAGCAGTTAAAGAAGTGGCTACAGGATAAGTACATAGCACAACAGAATGAAAAAGAGGATACTGCTGATATGTTTTTCAACAGTCTGGCTGAAAATGAAGCAGTGCTGAAAAAACGTCTAGACAAGATCGATGATGTCCGCTTTAGAGATATCAAACCAGCTGATGGAGATAATAATCAGCTTAAGATGACCCTGGTCTATATTACTGATTTAGTCGATAAAGAAATAATTAATAATCATATCTTAAAGCCTATCCTATCCCACAAGCAGAACTCAGACTTGGAGGCATTGATAGAAGATAAAGATGCAGAAGTCCTTAAAAACCAGATTATTGATGCTGAGGATATGACCAAATTAGATAAAATAGAAAAAGCAATAACTGACTTAATGGCTGGAAAATCAATCCTACTTATCGACCAGACCCCCTATGTATTCAGCATCGCCACCCAGGGCTGGGAAGAGCGGAGTGTCCCTGACCCAGTAGTCGAACGAACTGTCCGCGGTCCTAATGTCTCCTTTATGGAGAATATCAAAACCAATACCGGATTAATTCGAAGAAGAATTAAAGATGATAACTTAAAGATAGAGCCCTTCACTAAAGGAAGACAGACCAAAACTAAGATAAATGTAATCTATCTCGACGGAGTTGCTAACCAAAAGATTGTAAAGGAAGTCAAAAAACGAATTGAAAGCATTGAAGTAGCCGGAATTAATAGCGCCCAGCATCTGCTGGAATTAATTGAAGATAATCCGCTGTCCCCTTTTGAAACAGTATATTTGACTCAGCGGCCTGATATAATATCTGCCGGCTTATTGGAAGGACGAGTAGCTATCTTAATTGACGGTACCCCTACAGTCTTAACAGTTCCTAAACTCTTTATGGAGAATTTAATCAGTCCTGAAGATTATTATTCCCGTATTTATTATACTCTTGTAATCAGAATAATTAGGTTTTCTGCCTTTCTAGTTGCTGCCACTCTACCGGCCTTCTATATTTCACTACTGGGCTTTCATCAAGAAGTACTACCGCTGACCTTGGTTAATTCAATCTATACTGCCCGGGAAGGAGTTCCTTTTCCTATAGCTGTGGAAATGATAGTCTACGGCCTCTTCTTTGAAGGGATTAGAGAAGCCGGAGCCCGAATTCCTACCGGCTTAGGCTCTTCAGTAACTATCGTCGGCGCCTTGATTTTAGGTCAGGCAGCAATCAGCGCTGGTTTTCTAAGCCCTGATGGAGTAATTATCGGTTCACTGACCGGAATTGCTGTCTTCTTAACTCCTACATTAGAATTTAGTAATACTTTATTAATACTAAGGCTATTATTTGTTGGAGCAGCAAGTATAGCTGGATTTTATGGGATGACTATTCTCTTTTTGTTAGTTACAATGCATCTAACCAGTTTAAGATCCTTCGGAGTCCCCTATACGAAACCGATAGCTCCACTGCAGCTTACAGACTTAAGAGACTTCTTTATACGGGTACCGTATCTACTGATGAATACGCGGCCTGAATCTCTAGAAAACGAAGATCAGACCCGCCAGGATAATCAGCCCAGCAGACGGTTCTTCTTCAAGTATAAACTAACAGAAGATGATTAATAAAGGAGAATAAAGAGTGAAGACAAGAATCTCTACTTATCAGACAGCTCTATTATTAGTAGTTACCATCTTAGCTACTTCAATAGTCTTTTTACCGGAATTAATCATTACCCGGGCTAAACAGGATGCCTGGATAGCAATCATTCTGTTAATCGGGTTTATGGGAGTTATTTCCCTTATCTATACTCTACTAACTAGACGAATGGGAAGCACTGACTTGATAAACTTTAACCGCCGAGTGCTAGGCCGAGTTTTGACTATTCCTTTAGGATTGGGCTTAATAGCTTACTTTCTGATCAGTAGTGGGGTGATTCTCCGCGAAACTTCAGAAATTATGGTTGCTGTTTATATGCCTGAAACTCCACTCTGGTTCTTTATTCTAACCGGACTCTTAACAGCAGCGGCTTTTGTCTATTACGGACTAGAGGTTATGGCCCGTTCCTTTGAAATATTATTCTATCTATACCTTGTAGCCTATCTATTTGCATTCTTGATTGTAATTAAAGACTTATCCCTATCCTTCTTACGGCCAATGTTAGCAGAAGGAATCAAGCCGATACTGCAGGGAGCCTATCCCGGCCTGCTTTTTTTCGGTGAATTATTTTTGATTCTGCTCTTTGCCCCGCAGATGTCTAAACAGAATCAGGCCCATAAATCATTATTAGGAGCAATTGGTATTATCGGTACCTTATTTTTAATTGCTGTTATCTCGAGTTTAGCCTTGTTTGGAGCAGAATTAGCCAGTAACTTAACCTTTCCGGTATTGTCAGTCCATAGATATGCTGAAGCCTTGGGCTTTTTAGAGCGGCTTGATCCGCTATTTATCTTTTACTGGATCGGCAGCGGAATCATTAAGACGGCTATTTTCTTTTATGGTGGTATCTATATCGGGCAGAAGCTGCTCGGACTATCTACATATTATGCTTTAATTCCATTTGCTTTACCGCCAGTCTTTTATACTGCCTTTTATTACTTTCAGAATGTAGCAGAGATCGCTGAATTTTTAACTACTGCTATACCGTATTATCTCTTTATTCAGGTGTTCTACCCACTATTATTATTAATCATCAGTCTCATCAGAGGAATCAAAGCTGAGGAAGGGAGAGACAGATGAAGACTAGAATCTCTACTTATCAGGCAACTCTATTATTGGTAGTTACTGTCCTGGCTACTTCGATAGTCTTTCTGCCGGAATTAGTCATTACCCGGGCTAAGCAGGATGCCTGGCTGGCAGGTATCTTATTAATCAGTTTTGCTGTAATCAATGCTGTTATTTATATATTATTAACCAGAAGAATGGGGCGAACTGATTTGATTAACTTTAACCGCCAAGTATTGGGGAATCTCTTAACTATTCCGGTAGGACTAGGATTAATAGCTTACTTTCTGATCAGTAGCGGAATTGTTATCCGTGATACTGCTGAAATCATGATTGGTGTCTATATGCCGGAGACTCCACTCTGGTTCTTTATTCTGACTACTCTATTAACAGCAGCAGCCTTTGTCTACTACGGCTTAGAAGTGATGGCCCGTTCCTTTGAAATCATCTTTTACTTCTTTATAATTACTTTTCTGGTGATATTCTTAATGATAGTCCCGGACTTATCAACTGCCTTTATTCAACCTGTCTTAGGCGATGGTATAGCACCGGTACTAAAGGGTGCTTATCCAGGTTTGAGATTCTTTGGTGAATTCTTCTTAATCCTTATCCTTGCCCCACAGCTAGCAAAGCAGAAAGAAGCTTATAAATCCCTATTGGGAGCAATTATAATCTTAGGTATTCTATTCTTAATGACTATTCTCTCGGCTTTAATGTTATTTGGAGCAGAACTGGCCAGTGAGTTAACCTTTCCTCTGCTGTCAGTACA from the Acetohalobium arabaticum DSM 5501 genome contains:
- a CDS encoding DUF4363 family protein yields the protein MNKLVIGITIFLILLLGLSVYGYREVVNSAEPILDKLNKLETEIQNEDWQTAKTTNEALQDRWEKTQNLWTPLVDHSRVDGLENSLIKIKKAVNEEEKTEALLEIAVSRRLVQNVPNTQKINFKNIF
- a CDS encoding DUF421 domain-containing protein; this translates as MLIVIIRTVILYLAVLVVLRLMGKRQIGELQPFDLAVTIMVSELAAMPMQNTDVPLINSLLPISLILILQIYISVINTKSFKAREIVCGSPDILIENGQLNEEELRKNRISIHELLEELRVKGYHNLAEIEFAFIETNGQVSVIPKSQNRPVTPEDLEIETDYEGVAYSLIVDGKVYQPNLDEVGLSKDWLKNELSNFGINDLSDVLFANIDSSGNIFYQLYDS
- the nagA gene encoding N-acetylglucosamine-6-phosphate deacetylase, which produces MKCIIKADLIYTPMKSKAQYLVIADSTVLKITDTLAEYDLSNFKLVDYSGCQIIPGLIDTHIHGGAGVEVMEASLASVKRLSHYGFKTGVTSLLPTTLAAPKSLLLDTLEIIKEAQTSCSNIIGAHLEGPFINPKQAGAQKKEFITAPNRGYVDRLLTDYKDLIKIVSLAPEVDGGLEMVDYLEQQGITTSVAHSAASLEVMQQAFSYGLSCATHIFNKMNSLHHRQPGTVGAVLNNDSCSCEVIADGIHIHPEVIGLLLKIKGVDKVILISDSMQAAGMGAGKYNLGNQKVTVDKQGRARLTDGTLAGSTLKLIDAVANVVEFTRLNFSQALKLATVNPAYKLGLERKGRLKADYVADFVVVDEELEVLATYKKGSKVYPG
- a CDS encoding metal ABC transporter substrate-binding protein, which produces MFNLNRAFNLVILFLVVGLMLSIVNPVMGQETSTAYVSFYPLYDAATKIGGNQIDIKLVIPNGAEVHSYKPSPQKIAQLETADIFFYNGVGLESWADKAVQNLKGSKVKTVNLSKSVDLLPLADHHNKHHNDPHIWLDPLNMKMIGEVITEEFCRLDPEHKEIYQQNFDQFAQQIDQLHKEYKTVLADKQQKYILVSHSAFGYLTNRYGLEQISVTGIAPHEEPSPNTLARLTQKANQYNLNYIFRETLSSPKTVNALAQEADLEILPLNPIAGLTETEQQNNEDYFSLMRQNLDNLKKAVKK
- a CDS encoding metal ABC transporter ATP-binding protein is translated as MDKVITVNNLSFAYEEEPILKNVNLQVNRGDFLAFIGPNGSGKSTLLKLLLGLLTADQGEIKLLETEINDFTDWTKIGYIPQNVRNFNNSFPATVREVIGSNLYSEMNFFKLLTAELEERIDKALKLVNMLDYKDSLIGNLSGGQQQRIFIARTLVTEPEIIFLDEPLTGVDINAQNELYELLTKLNQELEITVTMVSHDLNSIYRYTDRIISVKNCQLVDKKQLREGEIC
- a CDS encoding metal ABC transporter permease, which produces MLEILSYSFMQRAFIVGNIIGVICPLIGTFLVLKRLALIGHTLSHVALAGIALGMFLGVYPLYMALIISIMAALSIEKLRQNYKDYAELSLSIILAAGLGIATILIGLINGNSGIFSYLFGSISLVTNQDLFTVLPLGIIIIGIIIYFYYGFFAIAFNEEEARLAGIPVKGLNILFMILVSVTVSLSMRIIGGLLVSSLITLPVATGLQLATSFKDTIKYSIIFSLLAVNLGLIISFYQDLAPGGTIILISVVYLLGALGYKKIKQTLHNSQENRLDSDKKI
- a CDS encoding spore germination protein gives rise to the protein MWQQLKKWLQDKYIAQQNEKEDTADMFFNSLAENEAVLKKRLDKIDDVRFRDIKPADGDNNQLKMTLVYITDLVDKEIINNHILKPILSHKQNSDLEALIEDKDAEVLKNQIIDAEDMTKLDKIEKAITDLMAGKSILLIDQTPYVFSIATQGWEERSVPDPVVERTVRGPNVSFMENIKTNTGLIRRRIKDDNLKIEPFTKGRQTKTKINVIYLDGVANQKIVKEVKKRIESIEVAGINSAQHLLELIEDNPLSPFETVYLTQRPDIISAGLLEGRVAILIDGTPTVLTVPKLFMENLISPEDYYSRIYYTLVIRIIRFSAFLVAATLPAFYISLLGFHQEVLPLTLVNSIYTAREGVPFPIAVEMIVYGLFFEGIREAGARIPTGLGSSVTIVGALILGQAAISAGFLSPDGVIIGSLTGIAVFLTPTLEFSNTLLILRLLFVGAASIAGFYGMTILFLLVTMHLTSLRSFGVPYTKPIAPLQLTDLRDFFIRVPYLLMNTRPESLENEDQTRQDNQPSRRFFFKYKLTEDD
- a CDS encoding GerAB/ArcD/ProY family transporter, producing MKTRISTYQTALLLVVTILATSIVFLPELIITRAKQDAWIAIILLIGFMGVISLIYTLLTRRMGSTDLINFNRRVLGRVLTIPLGLGLIAYFLISSGVILRETSEIMVAVYMPETPLWFFILTGLLTAAAFVYYGLEVMARSFEILFYLYLVAYLFAFLIVIKDLSLSFLRPMLAEGIKPILQGAYPGLLFFGELFLILLFAPQMSKQNQAHKSLLGAIGIIGTLFLIAVISSLALFGAELASNLTFPVLSVHRYAEALGFLERLDPLFIFYWIGSGIIKTAIFFYGGIYIGQKLLGLSTYYALIPFALPPVFYTAFYYFQNVAEIAEFLTTAIPYYLFIQVFYPLLLLIISLIRGIKAEEGRDR
- a CDS encoding GerAB/ArcD/ProY family transporter, producing MKTRISTYQATLLLVVTVLATSIVFLPELVITRAKQDAWLAGILLISFAVINAVIYILLTRRMGRTDLINFNRQVLGNLLTIPVGLGLIAYFLISSGIVIRDTAEIMIGVYMPETPLWFFILTTLLTAAAFVYYGLEVMARSFEIIFYFFIITFLVIFLMIVPDLSTAFIQPVLGDGIAPVLKGAYPGLRFFGEFFLILILAPQLAKQKEAYKSLLGAIIILGILFLMTILSALMLFGAELASELTFPLLSVHRYAEALGFLERLDPLFIFYWVGGNIFKAAIFIYGAVYTGQKLLGLSTYYILIPFTLPIIFYFGFYYFQNVAEISKFIMSTIPYYLAIQTFYPLVLLIISILRRIQTNETS